The Pseudomonas sp. R4-35-07 genome contains a region encoding:
- a CDS encoding MFS transporter, whose product MSTNTLEAGARPAAEIDAEKALVSKVAWRLMPLIMVCYLFAFFDRINISFAKFQLQADLSLSDTAYGLGAGLFVVGYVIFEVPSNMMLYKVGARRWIARIMMSWGLATAAMVFVTAEWQFYGLRFIIGAMEAGFAPGVLYYLTLWFPQHFRGRITSMLFLASAFAGLVGAPFSGLVLEHLDGVLHMRGWHWLFLLGGLPCIGLGLLVLMLLKDRIEDAHWLTSAEKVLLSSRIAKHEPNQHGGSLWSAIRIPGFLMLGFIYFLIQVASYGLNFWAPQLIRSAGTQSPVMIGLLTAIPYICGAISMVVIGRLSDATGERRKFVCGLVVLGAVGFFSAGIFADHTTFLIIALGMLGAGIIASIPTFWTLPPKLLAGAGAGAAGGIAVINTLGQFGGIVSPVMVGRIKDLTGSTTPALYVIGVCALLAAALLLWGLPHKLRTLDKG is encoded by the coding sequence ATGAGCACTAATACGTTAGAGGCCGGCGCGCGCCCGGCCGCCGAGATCGACGCGGAAAAAGCCCTGGTCAGCAAGGTCGCCTGGCGGCTGATGCCGCTGATCATGGTCTGCTATCTGTTTGCGTTTTTTGACCGCATCAACATCAGCTTCGCCAAGTTCCAGTTACAAGCCGATCTGAGCCTGAGTGACACCGCCTACGGGCTGGGCGCAGGGTTGTTCGTGGTGGGCTATGTCATCTTCGAAGTGCCCAGCAACATGATGCTGTACAAGGTCGGCGCGCGGCGCTGGATTGCGCGGATCATGATGTCCTGGGGCCTGGCCACGGCGGCCATGGTGTTTGTCACAGCCGAGTGGCAGTTCTATGGTTTGCGCTTCATCATCGGCGCGATGGAAGCCGGGTTTGCGCCGGGGGTGTTGTATTACCTGACGCTATGGTTCCCGCAGCACTTTCGGGGGCGCATCACGTCGATGCTGTTCCTGGCGTCGGCGTTTGCAGGCCTGGTGGGCGCACCGTTCTCCGGGCTGGTGCTGGAACATCTCGACGGCGTGCTGCATATGCGCGGCTGGCATTGGTTGTTCCTGCTCGGTGGCTTGCCGTGCATCGGCCTGGGCTTGCTGGTGTTAATGCTGCTCAAGGATCGTATTGAAGACGCTCATTGGCTGACGTCGGCGGAAAAGGTCTTGCTGTCGAGCCGGATCGCCAAACATGAGCCCAATCAACATGGCGGTTCGCTGTGGTCGGCGATCCGTATTCCTGGTTTTCTGATGCTCGGCTTCATCTACTTTCTGATCCAGGTGGCGTCCTACGGCCTGAACTTCTGGGCCCCGCAATTGATCCGCAGCGCCGGCACGCAGAGCCCGGTGATGATTGGTCTGCTCACTGCGATTCCTTATATATGCGGGGCGATCAGCATGGTGGTGATCGGACGTCTATCGGATGCGACCGGTGAGCGCCGCAAGTTTGTCTGCGGGCTGGTGGTCCTGGGCGCGGTGGGCTTCTTCAGTGCCGGCATCTTCGCTGACCACACTACCTTCTTGATCATCGCCTTGGGCATGCTCGGCGCGGGCATCATCGCTTCGATCCCGACCTTCTGGACCCTGCCGCCCAAACTGCTCGCCGGTGCTGGCGCGGGTGCGGCGGGTGGGATTGCGGTGATCAATACCCTCGGCCAGTTCGGCGGCATCGTCAGCCCGGTGATGGTGGGACGCATCAAGGACCTTACCGGCAGCACCACGCCGGCGCTTTATGTGATCGGCGTGTGTGCGTTGCTGGCGGCCGCGTTACTGCTGTGGGGGTTGCCACACAAGTTGCGCACATTGGATAAAGGCTGA
- a CDS encoding DMT family transporter — translation MTTLHWLGVLLLAVIAGAVVPFQSAINANLGRGLGHPLWATLASLLVSIIVLLPVIIALRLPLPSLAFITQAPLWMWAGGAFGVCFISLALVLMPTLGASGFIALAMAGQILASLLLDHFGLFGLVERQLTTPRVVGALLLIGGVALIQFSATPARALATTG, via the coding sequence ATGACGACGTTGCATTGGCTGGGTGTGTTGTTGCTGGCGGTGATCGCTGGTGCCGTGGTGCCGTTTCAAAGTGCGATCAACGCCAACCTGGGTCGCGGGCTCGGTCACCCGTTGTGGGCGACGCTGGCTTCGCTGTTGGTGAGCATCATTGTGTTGCTGCCGGTGATCATCGCCCTACGGCTGCCCTTGCCGAGTCTGGCCTTTATCACCCAGGCGCCGCTGTGGATGTGGGCCGGTGGCGCGTTCGGGGTGTGCTTTATCTCGCTGGCATTGGTGCTGATGCCCACGCTGGGCGCATCAGGCTTCATTGCCTTGGCGATGGCCGGGCAGATTCTCGCGTCGTTGCTGCTCGACCATTTCGGCCTGTTCGGCCTGGTGGAGCGCCAACTCACAACGCCCCGCGTGGTGGGGGCATTGCTGTTGATCGGCGGCGTCGCACTGATTCAGTTCAGCGCGACGCCGGCCCGCGCATTGGCAACGACTGGCTGA
- a CDS encoding LysR family transcriptional regulator has translation MAGMQLMNDLRRIDLNLLVILDVLLSEQHVTRAAERLHLSQPAVSHALARLRELLGDPLLVRQGGSLIPTARALELATPLAEALAQVQALLAPNRFDPASAKRRFRVAMSDYSAAIFLPGLMRLLRREAPGIDLQIIQASREGMVDGVLNGDLDLAAGVFPDMPAELRTTPLFEEHYTCLVDRDSLPTTGVLDLPTYLSRPHVLLEMRGSGTPEIERALTAIRQRRHVAVSLPHWGVAPQLIQGTDLILTVSFRGLLNIDHAQLIAVPPPFRIPSFAFELAWHARRGGDAGLQWLSGRVQGVLKG, from the coding sequence ATGGCGGGTATGCAGCTGATGAATGATCTAAGGCGCATCGACCTCAACCTGTTGGTGATCCTCGACGTGTTGCTCAGCGAGCAACACGTCACCCGCGCCGCCGAACGCCTGCACCTGAGCCAACCGGCGGTCAGCCACGCGCTGGCGCGCTTACGCGAGCTGCTGGGTGACCCGTTGCTGGTGCGCCAGGGCGGCTCATTGATACCAACGGCGCGTGCGCTGGAGTTGGCTACGCCGTTGGCGGAGGCGCTGGCCCAGGTGCAAGCGCTGCTGGCGCCGAACCGCTTTGACCCGGCGTCGGCCAAACGCCGCTTTCGCGTGGCAATGTCGGACTACAGTGCAGCGATTTTCCTACCGGGGTTGATGCGCTTGTTGCGCCGTGAAGCGCCGGGAATCGACCTGCAAATCATCCAGGCCAGCCGTGAAGGCATGGTCGACGGCGTGCTCAATGGCGATCTCGACCTGGCCGCCGGGGTTTTCCCTGACATGCCTGCCGAACTGCGGACTACGCCCTTATTCGAAGAGCATTACACCTGCCTGGTCGACCGCGACAGCTTGCCGACGACGGGTGTGCTGGACCTGCCTACGTACCTGTCACGCCCCCATGTCTTGCTGGAAATGCGCGGCAGCGGCACGCCGGAAATCGAGCGTGCGCTGACCGCGATTCGTCAGCGCCGGCATGTGGCCGTCAGCCTGCCGCACTGGGGCGTGGCACCGCAGTTGATTCAGGGCACGGACCTGATCCTGACCGTCTCCTTCCGAGGCTTGTTGAATATCGATCATGCCCAACTGATCGCCGTACCACCGCCGTTTCGTATTCCTTCGTTTGCATTTGAGCTGGCATGGCATGCGCGACGGGGCGGGGATGCGGGGTTGCAGTGGTTGAGTGGGCGGGTGCAGGGTGTGCTAAAGGGCTGA
- a CDS encoding type II toxin-antitoxin system RelE/ParE family toxin yields the protein MQVEWLRTALRNLDDEAAFIAEENPKAAYEFVQAILAGLEHIAQFPALGKTGRVPGTREWVVPRWPYIVPYRIREGRLQVMRIFHTRRQPPTSW from the coding sequence ATGCAGGTTGAGTGGCTGAGGACAGCCCTCAGAAACCTGGATGATGAAGCGGCCTTTATTGCTGAAGAAAACCCCAAAGCCGCCTACGAGTTCGTCCAGGCGATTTTGGCCGGGCTTGAACACATTGCGCAATTTCCCGCGCTGGGAAAAACCGGGCGCGTCCCAGGGACGCGTGAATGGGTGGTGCCCCGGTGGCCCTACATTGTCCCTTACCGTATTCGTGAAGGGCGACTACAGGTGATGCGAATTTTTCATACCCGCCGCCAACCACCGACCTCCTGGTAG
- a CDS encoding CopG family ribbon-helix-helix protein, which translates to MSVMSLRIPDDVADTLASLAKATGRSKSFLAVDALREYLTREAWQIEEIQKALKEADAGDFATAAEVKAVADKWRNNAG; encoded by the coding sequence ATGTCTGTTATGTCCCTGCGGATACCGGACGATGTCGCCGATACGCTTGCCAGTCTGGCCAAAGCGACCGGTCGCAGCAAATCGTTCCTCGCTGTTGACGCGCTACGTGAATACTTGACGCGTGAAGCATGGCAAATCGAAGAGATTCAAAAGGCGCTGAAAGAAGCTGATGCGGGGGATTTCGCGACGGCTGCCGAGGTAAAAGCCGTCGCTGACAAATGGCGCAACAATGCAGGTTGA
- the fos gene encoding fosfomycin resistance glutathione transferase produces the protein MLSGLNHLTLAVTDLQRSIRFYHELLQLRLDATWDNGAYLALPGLWLCLSLDPLRNPIPAADYTHYALTVEAHDFIPLVARLRAAGVGEWRDNRSEGASFYFLDPDGHKLEAHVGDLASRLQACRAKPYAGMKFYPLPENVQNP, from the coding sequence ATGTTATCCGGGCTGAATCACCTCACCCTGGCCGTCACCGATCTGCAGCGCAGCATCCGTTTCTACCATGAGCTCTTGCAGCTTCGGCTTGACGCCACTTGGGATAACGGCGCCTACCTTGCGTTGCCTGGGCTGTGGTTATGTTTGTCGCTGGACCCGTTACGTAACCCGATCCCGGCCGCCGATTACACGCATTACGCGTTGACCGTCGAAGCGCACGATTTCATTCCGCTGGTCGCACGCTTGCGAGCCGCTGGCGTGGGGGAGTGGCGCGACAATCGCAGTGAAGGCGCCTCGTTCTATTTTCTCGACCCCGATGGTCACAAGCTCGAAGCCCATGTCGGTGATCTCGCCTCGCGGTTGCAAGCCTGTCGCGCCAAGCCTTATGCCGGAATGAAGTTTTACCCCCTGCCCGAGAACGTGCAGAATCCCTGA
- a CDS encoding LysE family translocator, whose translation MTPSLLLAVLASGFIYGITPGPGVLAVFGIGAARGRRAGAGFLAGHLLGDVVWCSTALIAIVGAREVGSSAFDALGVLSGLYLFWLGWRAIRTQRRSSEAPQGAARHPFWHGILFGLTNPKAYPVAVATFTALLSSRAELLTWSMLPWLIVLSFIGGLLAYAILIGVVGAQRVRTLYQRHEILITRLCGVMFIGFAINALAHALPGLFASKPA comes from the coding sequence ATGACCCCATCTTTGTTGCTCGCGGTCCTTGCGTCCGGGTTTATCTACGGTATTACGCCCGGTCCCGGCGTGTTGGCCGTGTTCGGCATCGGCGCCGCCCGTGGCCGGCGTGCCGGGGCAGGCTTTTTGGCTGGGCATTTGCTTGGCGACGTGGTGTGGTGCAGCACCGCATTGATTGCGATTGTGGGCGCTCGGGAAGTCGGCAGCAGCGCGTTTGATGCACTGGGCGTGCTCAGCGGGCTGTATCTGTTCTGGCTCGGCTGGCGTGCGATTCGCACCCAGCGGCGTAGCAGCGAGGCCCCTCAGGGAGCGGCGCGGCATCCGTTCTGGCACGGGATTCTGTTCGGCCTGACCAACCCCAAGGCGTACCCGGTGGCTGTTGCGACATTCACTGCATTGCTCTCCAGTCGTGCCGAATTGCTGACGTGGTCGATGCTGCCATGGCTGATTGTCCTGAGCTTCATCGGGGGCCTGTTGGCCTATGCGATCCTGATCGGCGTGGTCGGTGCCCAACGTGTGCGCACGCTGTATCAGCGTCATGAAATCCTTATCACGAGACTGTGCGGCGTGATGTTTATCGGGTTCGCCATCAACGCGTTGGCGCATGCGTTGCCGGGTCTGTTTGCCAGCAAGCCCGCCTGA
- a CDS encoding DUF4142 domain-containing protein: MSRMAIRLRTASFAMLLGLGASNAFAQSPAEFIEQASAKGMADIETSRMAHARTSSQEIKDYTIEVINERTLANQHLAAIAKKLDLPVAPREKIVDKAETLMPELKDGDSFDAAYTAQQVKETEDAIALFKQEGAASQVPEIKALVDETLPKLQERLEKARALASTYGKGHQGDG; encoded by the coding sequence ATGAGCCGCATGGCTATCCGGTTACGCACCGCCAGTTTCGCGATGCTGCTGGGCCTCGGCGCCAGCAATGCTTTCGCCCAGTCACCTGCCGAATTCATCGAGCAGGCTTCGGCCAAAGGCATGGCCGATATCGAAACCAGTCGCATGGCCCACGCCAGAACCTCGTCCCAGGAGATCAAGGATTACACCATCGAGGTGATCAATGAGCGCACCCTGGCCAACCAGCATCTGGCGGCTATCGCCAAAAAGCTCGACTTGCCGGTAGCCCCACGTGAGAAGATCGTCGACAAGGCCGAAACCCTGATGCCCGAACTCAAGGACGGCGACTCCTTCGACGCCGCCTACACCGCGCAGCAGGTCAAGGAAACCGAAGACGCCATCGCCCTGTTCAAGCAGGAAGGCGCAGCGTCGCAGGTGCCAGAGATAAAAGCGTTGGTGGATGAGACGCTGCCCAAGCTGCAGGAGCGTCTGGAAAAGGCCCGCGCCCTGGCCTCGACCTACGGCAAGGGGCACCAAGGCGACGGTTGA
- a CDS encoding low affinity iron permease family protein yields MNFSAVSQTLSRWAGSPRTFYTAVALILAWSLSGPYFHYNDTWQLIINTSTTIITFLMVFLIQNTQNRDNDILHIKIDELLRVSKDAQNAVLSLDGLDRKELEKLRQEYRDIGKAGSLNLNSSCGPAADDAAAPKTNLNQA; encoded by the coding sequence ATGAACTTCTCTGCAGTCTCCCAAACCCTGTCGCGCTGGGCCGGCAGCCCCCGGACGTTCTACACGGCGGTGGCGCTGATCCTGGCGTGGAGCCTGAGCGGGCCATACTTTCATTACAACGACACCTGGCAATTGATCATCAATACCTCGACCACCATCATCACGTTCCTGATGGTGTTCCTGATCCAGAACACACAGAACCGCGACAATGACATCCTGCATATCAAGATCGACGAGCTGTTGCGTGTGTCCAAGGATGCGCAGAACGCGGTGCTGAGCCTGGACGGTCTGGACCGTAAGGAGCTTGAAAAGCTACGCCAGGAATATCGCGATATCGGCAAAGCCGGCAGCTTGAACCTCAACAGCAGCTGCGGCCCTGCCGCCGACGACGCGGCGGCACCGAAAACAAATTTGAACCAGGCCTGA
- a CDS encoding GNAT family N-acetyltransferase: MHAKNAHDLFARYDLTEAHFFAATCAMYCRHSAGISTYFAEEHCAPWNMLFIRLGSDPLCEATELPLELIRRTLIPIRIVIPQEQVDGLRDVLAQLGFQPAEETTAMVLSLARLAPLINEEGVQISLTRNLNEWATPLDSAFLIAPKAVAHYQARHQRSLDVGEALYHFTLSVEGQVSCSLTLSLCEGEARLSDVGTRVGFRGRGYATRLIQAALLHASGLGARRCFLEASTAAVALYGKLGFQRLFDCASFIRGAAPQP, from the coding sequence ATGCACGCTAAAAACGCCCATGACCTATTCGCACGCTATGACTTGACCGAAGCGCATTTTTTTGCGGCAACCTGCGCGATGTATTGTCGGCATAGCGCCGGTATCAGCACCTACTTTGCTGAGGAACATTGCGCGCCGTGGAATATGTTGTTTATTCGTCTGGGCAGCGACCCGCTGTGCGAAGCGACGGAGTTACCCCTGGAACTGATCCGCCGTACCTTGATCCCCATTCGTATCGTGATTCCTCAGGAACAGGTCGATGGCTTGCGCGACGTGCTCGCGCAGCTCGGCTTTCAGCCGGCTGAAGAGACCACGGCGATGGTCCTGTCATTGGCGCGCCTTGCGCCATTGATAAACGAGGAAGGTGTGCAGATCAGTCTGACTCGGAACCTGAACGAATGGGCGACTCCGCTCGACAGTGCATTCCTGATAGCGCCCAAGGCGGTCGCGCATTACCAGGCTCGGCACCAGCGATCCCTGGACGTCGGTGAAGCCCTATATCACTTCACATTGTCTGTGGAGGGGCAGGTGAGCTGTTCGTTGACCTTGTCGTTATGTGAGGGGGAGGCCCGGCTGAGTGATGTCGGCACGCGGGTCGGCTTTCGTGGAAGAGGCTACGCCACTCGATTGATTCAAGCGGCTCTGCTTCACGCCTCGGGCCTGGGGGCTCGCCGGTGTTTTCTCGAGGCCTCGACGGCCGCCGTTGCACTGTATGGAAAGCTCGGTTTCCAACGCTTGTTCGATTGCGCATCCTTTATTCGCGGGGCTGCCCCACAGCCATGA
- a CDS encoding methylated-DNA--[protein]-cysteine S-methyltransferase, with translation MPCEYTLMPSPVGELTLVARHGKLGAILWQTERANRVRLGELIEANDSLVLLEAQRQLNEYFAGTRSQFELELDFAGTDFQKQVWQALLTIPFGETRSYSQIAQQIGNPKAVRAVGAANGRNPISIIAPCHRVVGASGGLTGFAGGLEAKQYLLTLENRGQAKLAF, from the coding sequence ATGCCCTGTGAATACACACTCATGCCCTCCCCTGTCGGCGAACTCACCTTGGTGGCGCGCCATGGCAAACTTGGCGCCATCCTGTGGCAAACAGAGCGCGCCAACCGCGTACGCCTGGGTGAATTGATCGAGGCCAACGACAGCCTGGTGTTATTGGAAGCCCAGCGCCAGCTAAACGAATACTTCGCGGGAACACGCAGCCAGTTCGAGCTGGAGTTGGACTTCGCCGGCACCGACTTTCAGAAACAAGTCTGGCAGGCCCTGCTGACCATTCCTTTTGGCGAAACGCGCAGCTACAGCCAGATAGCCCAGCAGATCGGCAACCCGAAAGCCGTGCGTGCAGTCGGGGCGGCGAATGGGCGTAATCCGATTTCGATCATTGCGCCCTGTCACCGAGTGGTGGGTGCTTCGGGCGGGCTGACCGGGTTCGCGGGAGGGCTTGAGGCCAAGCAATATCTGTTGACGCTGGAGAATCGCGGCCAGGCGAAACTGGCGTTCTGA